The Rhizobium rhododendri nucleotide sequence GCATAGCTGGTGCCGAGGTCGCCGCAGCGGATGGTCAGGTCGCCCTTCGCCAGTTGTTCGAGCGATTCGCCGATGGTCGCAACGACGCGTGCCTGCAAGTCGGCCTGGTCCTGCTGATGGCGAACGTTCTCCTGACGCTCGGCACTGATCTGTCGTTCCTGGGCTTCCTGAAGTTCGGCCAGTGCATGCCGCTCGCGGATCTTCTGCTGCAGCGATTGTGTCGCCTTCGCCATCATGCCGACTTCGTTGTGCAGGCCGGTGTGCGGGATCGTAAGGGTAACGTCTTCGTCCGCGACGGCATTCAGTGCGCCGCGTACATCGGCCAGTGGCCCGGAGATGCTGCGGATCACATAAAGTGCCGCTGCGATGGCGATCACGAAGACGACGAGGCCGACCAGCAGCGTTTGCCAGATCGTCGCCCGTACCTGTGCTTCCAGGTCGTCCATGTAGACGCCGGTCGCAAGCGTGATGTGCCACGGCGTGAACACCTTGGCATAGGCGCTCTTGCGGAAGAACGCATCGGCAGGCTGTTGTGGCTTGGGCCCGTAGAAATCGACGACGCCACCGCCGGCCTTTCCGACCTTGACGAGTTCGTCGCGGTACATGTTGCCTTTCGGATCCGGCTTGCCCTTGTTGCTCAGCCCGACCTTGGAAGGATCGTAGTGGATTTTCAGGACGACGTCGTCGTCATAGCCAAAGAGGTACCCATCCGGTTCGAAACGGATATGGGAGAGCTCGTCGAATGCCTGCGTCTGCGCCTGCTCGTGCGTCAGAGTACCGGCTTTTTCGCGATCGTAATATTGCTGGAGAATGGACAGCCCGGACTCGACCTGCGTGCGCAGCAGTGCATAGCGCTCGTGGTAGATGGCTGCCGCGGAACTCTGGATTTGATAGTAGGTGACGCCAGCAAAGGCGATCATCAGGCCGGTAACCAGCATCATCAGCTGGGTCGAAATTCGCAGGTTCTTCATCAGGCCTCGCAACGGAATAGGTTCGATTATCCCGGTGCGGTATCCTACCGCTTGATCCTGCGCCGTCGATCATGGCGCATCTGTTGCTGCTGAAGTCACATGCTGCTTCCGGTACGGCGAAGTTGCATCGCGTTCACCTAACAATGCTT carries:
- a CDS encoding methyl-accepting chemotaxis protein, whose translation is MKNLRISTQLMMLVTGLMIAFAGVTYYQIQSSAAAIYHERYALLRTQVESGLSILQQYYDREKAGTLTHEQAQTQAFDELSHIRFEPDGYLFGYDDDVVLKIHYDPSKVGLSNKGKPDPKGNMYRDELVKVGKAGGGVVDFYGPKPQQPADAFFRKSAYAKVFTPWHITLATGVYMDDLEAQVRATIWQTLLVGLVVFVIAIAAALYVIRSISGPLADVRGALNAVADEDVTLTIPHTGLHNEVGMMAKATQSLQQKIRERHALAELQEAQERQISAERQENVRHQQDQADLQARVVATIGESLEQLAKGDLTIRCGDLGTSYAGLRNNFNEALSHLEAAMSRVNSKGNDIGVSKEEIRRASNELSQRTERQAASLEETSAALDELTVAVRQTAEGAHEASKRVDTISVEASRSDGVVAQAIGAMSGIEQSSTEIGKIIGVIDEIAFQTNLLALNAGVEAARAGEAGKGFAVVAQEVRELAQRSAAAAKEIKEQIARSSTQVEHGVRLVGDAGEALKRISGQIKAANEIVSKIAHSASEQDTTLRSISTAMNQLDAATQQNAAMAEETTASAETLASDTEELLDLIRGFRISDGRPTMQQARRAA